The Meles meles chromosome 6, mMelMel3.1 paternal haplotype, whole genome shotgun sequence genome has a window encoding:
- the PNMA1 gene encoding paraneoplastic antigen Ma1, with product MAMTLLEDWCRGMDVNSQRALLVWGIPVNCDEAEIEETLQAAMPQVPYRVLGRMFWREENAKAALLELTGAVDYAAIPREMPGKGGVWKVVFKPPTSDAEFLERLHRFLAREGWTVQDVARVLGFQNPAPAPGPDMPAEMLNYILDNVIQPLVESIWYKKLTLFSGRDVPGPGEETFDPWLEHTREVLEEWQVSDLEKRRRLMESLRGPAADVIRILKTNNPSITTAECLKALEQVFGSVESSRDAQVKFLNTYQNPGEKLSAYVIRLEPLLQKVVEKGAIDKDNVNQARLEQVIAGANHSGAIRRQLWLTGAGEGPAPNLFQLLVQIREEEAKEEEEEAEVALLQLGLEGNF from the coding sequence ATGGCGATGACACTGTTGGAAGACTGGTGCAGGGGGATGGATGTGAACTCCCAGAGAGCGCTGCTGGTCTGGGGGATCCCAGTGAACTGTGATGAGGCTGAAATCGAAGAGACCCTCCAGGCTGCGATGCCCCAGGTGCCCTATCGAGTGCTTGGGAGAATGTTTTGGAGGGAAGAGAATGCGAAAGCAGCCTTGTTAGAGCTCACTGGCGCTGTGGATTACGCCGCGATCCCCAGGGAGATGCCGGGGAAAGGAGGGGTCTGGAAAGTGGTCTTTAAACCCCCGACTTCCGATGCTGAGTTTTTAGAAAGGTTGCACCGCTTCCTAGCGAGAGAGGGGTGGACCGTGCAAGATGTTGCCCGCGTCCTTGGCTTTCAGAACCCCGCTCCGGCCCCAGGCCCAGATATGCCAGCAGAGATGCTAAACTATATTTTGGATAACGTTATTCAGCCTCTTGTTGAGTCCATATGGTACAAGAAGCTGACGCTGTTCTCGGGGAGGGACGTCCCGGGGCCTGGGGAGGAGACCTTTGATCCCTGGCTGGAACACACTCGTGAGGTCTTAGAGGAGTGGCAGGTGTCTGATTTAGAAAAGAGGCGCCGATTGATGGAGAGTCTTAGAGGCCCTGCTGCTGATGTCATCCGCATCCTCAAGACTAACAACCCTTCCATAACCACTGCCGAATGCCTGAAGGCGCTCGAGCAGGTGTTTGGCAGCGTGGAGAGCTCTAGGGATGCGCAGGTCAAATTTCTGAACACTTACCAGAACCCCGGAGAGAAGTTGTCTGCCTATGTCATTCGTCTGGAGCCTCTTCTGCAGAAGGTGGTGGAGAAGGGGGCCATAGATAAAGATAACGTGAACCAGGCCCGCCTGGAGCAGGTCATTGCAGGGGCCAACCACAGCGGGGCCATCCGAAGGCAGCTGTGGCTGacgggggctggggaagggcctGCCCCTAACCTCTTCCAGCTGCTGGTGCAGATCCGGGAGGAGGAGgccaaggaggaggaagaggaggctgagGTCGCCCTCCTGCAGTTAGGCCTGGAGGGGAACTTCTGA